From Stenotrophomonas sp. SAU14A_NAIMI4_8:
AACTCAGGCCGGCAGTCCGGGTAGCCCGAGTAGTCCACGGCGTTCACGCCACAGAACAGGTCGTTGGCGCCCAGCACTTCGGCCCAGCCCAGGGCCAGCGACAGCATGATGGTGTTGCGTGCCGGCACGTAGGTGACCGGGATGCCCTCGCCGCCCGCTTCGGGCACGTCGATATCGTCGGTCAGTGCCGAACCGCCGATGCTGCGCAGGTCCACGTCCACGGTCTTGTGCGCGACCACGCCCATGGCCTTGGCCACGCGTGCGGCGGCGTCCAGTTCAGAGGTATGGCGCTGGCCGTAGCGCACGCTCAGGGCGTGTACGGCGAAGCCCTGTTCCTGGGCCATGGCGATGACGGCGGCTGAATCCATGCCGCCGGAGAGAAGCACGACTGCCTTCTTCATGGGGAAATCTTCCGGTTGGGAGGGGAAAGCCAGCACGCTGTCCCGCGCCGGAACTACATCAGGGCACCACGCCCGGGCTCATCGGCCCGGTTCGTCGTTCCACAGGATTTTATGCAACTGCATCTGGAAGCGCACCGGCAGGCGGTCTTCCACGATCCAGTCGGCCAGTTGGCGGGCGGTGATCTCGCCCTTGCTGGGCGAGAAGAACACGGTGCAGCGCTTCACAAGATCGTGCTCGGCCAGCAGGCCCTTGGCCCAGTCGTAATCTTCGCGGCTGCAGATGACGAACTTGATCTGGTCGCGGCGGGTCAGCAGCGGAAGGTTTTCCCAGCGGTTGCGCGCCACTTCGGCCGAACCGGGGGTCTTGATGTCGACCACGCGGGACACGCGCGGATCGACCGCGCTCACATCCAGCGCGCCGGAGGTTTCCAGCGAGACGTCCAGGCCGGCGTCGCAGAGTTTTTCCAGCAGGATCAGGCAGCGCTTCTGCGCCAGCGGCTCGCCGCCGGTCACGCAGACGTGGTGCACGCCCTGGGCCAGCACCTCGGCCACGATGTCGTCGATATCCCACCAGGTGCCGCCGTGGAAGGCGTAGGCCGTGTCGCAGTACTGGCAGCGCAGCGGGCAGCCGGTCAGGCGCACGAACACGGTCGGCCAACCGGCGGTATCGGCTTCACCCTGCAGCGAGGTGAAGATCTCGGTGATCTTCAGCCGGGGCAAGGGTGACTGCACGATCTCGCTGGGCGTGGCGACGGCGGCGGACAGGGGGACGGCGGTCATGGCAGGAACTTCTTGGGGGACACGTGGCGGTGGGGAACGCAGCCGGGCATGGCTCGGCTCTACAGAAAGAAGGTCGCCGGGCATGGCCCGGCGCTACCGTATCGCGGCGGGTCGAGCGTGCCGGAAACGACAGCAGCCGAGCTGGGCTCGGCGCTAGGGGACCCGTATTGTACGCCGGCTCAGCGGATCTGCTGGCCCAGGCGGATGGACTGCAGGCGGTCCTGGGCGGTGCGCGCGGCATCCGAACCCGGGTACTGCGCCACGACGGTTTCCAGGGTCTGCTGGGCCTGGTCAACCTTGCCCTCGCCATACTGCGAGAGGCCGACCTTCAGCAGGCCGCCAGACGCCTTGTCGTGGGTGGGATAGCGCGAGAGCAGTTCGCGGAACTGGGACTCGGCCATCGGGAAATTGCGGGTGGCGTAATAGCTTTCGCCCAGCCAATACAAGGCATTGGGGGCGTAGACGCCATTGGGGTACAGCTCGAGGAAGCTGAGGAACAGCTGCGCCGAATCGTCGTACTTGCCGGCCTTCAACGCATCGAAAGCGACGTTGTAGGCGGTACGTTCATCGCCGGTGGCGGCCAGGCTGCCCGGATCGCCATGCACCGAAGGCGGCCGCTCGGAAGTGGCCGCTGCAGTGGGCTTGGCCGGGGCCGCGGGGGCCTTGGGCGCGGTGGAAGCACCAGCCGGAACGGGCGGCAGGGCCGGGGCGGCAGAGCCCCCTTCCAACCGGTTCAGGCGGCTGTCCAGATCCAGGTACTGGTCCTGGGCGGACTGCTTCAGCTGGGCATTGTCGTGCTGCAGTTGCTCGATGGAAGCCTGCAGGCTGGTGACCTGCTGGCGCAGCTGATTGATCTGGTTCAACAGGTCCTGGTTGGCACTGTTGTTGTACATCTGCTGCTCGAGCGCGCCGACACGATCGGCCAGGCTCTGTCGCTGTGCCTGCGCCGGTGCGGCAGCCACGAGGGCTGCCGCAACGACCAGCATCAGTTTGATGCCGATGCGCATGGATTACTGCGCGGTGTAGACGATTTCGACGCGACGGTTCTGCGACCAGCAGGACTCGTTCGACTCGGTGCAGACCGGACGCTCTTCACCGTAGGACACGACGGTCAGCTGCGAAGCCGAGCCACCGTTGGCCTGCAGGGCCGAGTTCACGCCGTTGCCACGACGCTCGCCCAGGGCCTGGTTGTACGCGCGCGAACCGCGCTCGTCGGTGTGGCCCTGCAGGGTGATGCGCGAGGACGGACGGTCACGCAGGTACTTGGCGTGGCAAGCCATGATGGCCTGGAATTCCGGCTTCACGTCTTCCTTGTCCAGGTCGAAGTAGACAACGCGCTGGCGCAGGCAAGCATCGGTGTCCAGGTCGCCCGGGCCGTACAGGCCGGAGGTAGCCGGGCCGGTCGGCTGGGTGGTCGAACCGGTGTCGACCGGGGCTGCCGGCTCTTCCTTCACCTTCTTCGAGCAACCGGCCAGGACGGCCACAGACAGCAGGGAAACAAGCAGAACGCGGGTGGTCTTGTTCATGGCAATACCTTTGTGGCTCCTAGGCCGATGAGGGGTTCAAAACAGCGGAAATATTAACACTCTTTTAGCGCTGGGTACGGTAGGGGGACCATGCCGGTTCGCGCACATCACCGTCAGCCAGGACCAGGCGCTGGCGCACCCGTGCATCGGCCGAAACGGCGTACAGCACACCACGGCCACCCTCGCGGGCGGCGTACAACACCATGCTGGCGTTCGGGGCGAAGCTGGGCGATTCGTCCAGCGAGCCCGGGGACAGGGTGCTCCAGCGCGGCGAGCCCAGCGAGCTGTCCATCATGGCGATCTTGTAGCTGTTGCCCGAACCCTGCGCCACCACGATCTTCTTGCCGTCGTAGGACACCGAGGGCTTGGCGTTGTAGTTGCCCTGGAAGGTGACGCGCTCGGCGCTGCCGCCGCCGGCACCGACCTTGTAGACCTGCGGGCGACCGCCACGGTCGGAGGTGAAGTACACCGCGCTGCCATCGGCGGCCCAGGTCGGCTCGGTATCGATGGCGAAGTGGTTGGTCAGCTGGGTCAGCTGCTTGCTGCCCAGGTCCATCACGTAGATTTCCGGATTACCCGAACGCGACAGGGTCAGGGCCAGCTTGCGGCCGTCCGGCGAGAACGCCGGGGCGCTGTTGATGCCACGGAAGCTGGTGACCAGCTCGCGCGCGCCGGTGGAAATGTTCTGGATGTAGATGGCCGAATTGCCACGCTCGAAGCTGACGTAGGCCAGCTTGCCGCCGTCCGGGCTCCACGAGGGCGACAGCAGCGGCTCGGCCGAACGCACGATGGTCTGCGGGTTGTAGCCATCCGAATCGGCCACCATCAGCGCATAGCGCATGGCGTCGCCCTTGCCGCTGGCGGTGATGTAGGCGATGCGGGTCCAGAAGGCGCCGCGTACACCGGTGATCTTTTCATAGATGGCATCGGCCATCTGGTGGGCCACATCGCGCATGGCGTTGCCACGGGCGGTCATGGCCAGGCCCAGCAGGCGCTCGCCCTTGGGCACGTCGAACAGTTCGTATTCCACGCGGTAGGCGCCGGCACCGGCGTCCATCACCCGGCCGACCACGATGTAGTTCTGCTTCAGCGCGCGCCAGGTGGCGAACTGGATGTCACCGCCACGGGTGGGCTTTTCCACGATCTGCGCTTCGGGCAGCGTGCGGAACTGGCCCGAACGCTCCAGATCGGCGCGGACCACGCCGGCCACGTCGGTCTGCGGGGCACCGGCCGAACCCTGGTAAGGCATGGGCACGATGGTGATCGGCAGCGCGGAGGCATTGCCGCCGATGATTTCAAGGTCAAGGCTCCTCTGCTGCGCGAAGGCAGCGAAGGGCAGCAACAGGGCCGCAAACACGGCAAGCCAGCGAGGCATCTTCTTCATGGAGCGCTCAATGAGGGGAAACCGGTACGAGGGATAGCAAACGGCGAGTGAACCGCTTCGCAATCATGAACCAAGGGTACGTGAATTCCGGGTCAGTGCCAGCCCACGCCATCACGCGGCGTTGACCTGGCGCCCCCGCCCGATGCGGCGGACGAGGGCATCTGTGCACACCCGGGGCTTAGTCCTGCGGGGTGAAGGTCAGGTTGAGCGTGCGCGCGAACACCTGTTCGAAGCCGCGGTACGGCAGCGGCTGGGCGTTGAGCACGGCGGCCTCGATCGAGCGCTTGCCGGCCTCGTCATAGGGGCAGTTGGCACCCACCTTGGCCTGCAGCACCTGCCCACCCGGAATCTGGGTGATGGTGATCTGGCACTTCTGCCCCAGCGGCACGCTGTCGGGACGGGTCCACGAACCGCGGATCTTGTTCACCAGCGCGGCGGCGTACTTGGCCGACAGATCATCGCTGGTGCCACCACCGCCACCGGCCGGCTGCGTCTGGCCAGTGCTGCCGGCGTTGGCGCTGCCGGCGGCGTTGCGTGCGGCGGCCACCTGGCGAAGCTTCTGCTCGGCCAGCTTGGCTTCCTTTTCGGCCTGCTCACGCTTGGCGCGGATCTCGGCGATCTTCTTCTGCCGGTCCGCTTCGGCCTTGTCGGCCGCCACGCGCTGCTGCTCGGCAATCTTCTTCTTGGCGTCCTCTTCCTGCTGCTTGGCCAGGCGTGCCTTCTGCTCGGCCTCTTCCTGGCGCTTGCGCTCGGTCAGGTCGATCTGTTCCTGGCGGCGCTTGGCTTCCTGTTCCTGCTTGGCCTTTTCCTGCGAAATGGCCAGGGCATTGACCGCTTCCTGGTCCTGCGTATCGGGCTGGGCCACGCGTTCCTGCGCCTGTTGCTGCTGCGGCGTGGGCGCGTCCTGCGGGCGTGGTTCCTCGATCGGCTGCGGCGGCGGAATGGTGTCTTCGGGCACCGGAATGGGCTCGGCCACCGGCTCGGGCAGCTCTTCCAGCTTTTCCGACTGGCGCAGGGCCTGGCGGGCGGCGGCGGCTTCGGACGACGACACGGCCAGGCTGGCCTCGACCGACGGATCGCCGGCGGCCGCTTCAGTGTTGCGCTGGGGCGACCACAGCCAGGCACCGATGAAGACCAGCGCGACCAGCAGGTGCACCAGCACGGCCAGGACCAGGGGCAAGCCCCAGCCCGGTTCCTGCTTGTGCGGCGGTGGCAGGGCGTCAGCGTGCATCGGTGGCCAGGCCTACCTTGTCCACTTTCGAGCGCTTGATCACGTCCATCGCGGCGATGACCTTTTCATAGGCCACTGCGCGGTCGGCAGCCACGATCACGCGCACGTCCTTGTCCTGGGCGGCAATGCCGGACAGGCGGCCTTCCAGTTCCTCGGCGGTGACGGCGGTCGGTTCCTTGGCGTCGGGCAGCTTCAGGCTCAGCTGGCCGTCCTGGCGCACCGACACGATGACCGGGTCCTGCTTGCTTTCCAGCGCCTTGGCGTTGGAGGTGGGCAGATCGACATCGAAACTGAGGGTGAGCAGCGGCGCGGTGACCATGAAGATGATCAGCAGCACCAGCATGACGTCGATATAGGGAACGACGTTGATTTCCGATTTCAGCTTGCGGCGCTTGCGGCGACCGATGGCAGCGGACATGGCTTGGACTCCCGGGTCAGGCGCTTACTCGTCGCCAGCGCTCTGGCGCTGCAGGATGGAGCTGAACTCCTCGGCGAAGGTCTCGAACCGCACCGACATGCGCTCAACGCGGGTGGTGAAGCGGTTGTAGGCCCACACCGCCGGAATGGCCACGAACAGGCCGATGGCGGTGGCGAACAGCGCTTCGGAAATACCCGGGGCCACCGAGGCGATACCGGCCTGGGCACCGCTGCTGATCATGTCGTGCATGGTCACCATGATGCCGAACACGGTGCCGACCAGGCCCACGTACGGGGCGGTGGAGCCGATGTTGGCCAGCAGTTCCAGGTTGCGTTCCAGCTGGTCCACTTCGCGGGTGTAGGTGGTGCGCATGGCGCGCTGGGCACCTTCCAGCTGCGCGCGGCCATCCAGGCGGCGCTTGTCGCGCAGGCGGGTGTATTCGCGGAAACCGGCTTCGAAGATGGCCTCCAGGCCGCCCACGTTGCGGCTGCGGTCGGTGGCCGAGCTGTACAGCTTGCCCAGGTCGGCGCCGGACCAGAAGCGGTTCTCGAACTCGTCCGCCTCGCGGGTGGCCTGCTTGAACACGCGGGCCTTGCGGAAAATGATGACCCAGCTGACGAACGAACCGATCAGCAGCAGCAGCACGATGATCTTCACCGGCAGGCTGGCCTTGGCCATCAGTTCGAGGTAGTTGATGCCGCCGCCGGTGGTGGCCTGGGCAAGGGTCTGGGTCGCGGCGTTGCTGACGTCTGCCGGCAGTGCCTCGGTGACCGTGGCCTGCAGGGCCAGGAGCGTTGCGATCATCCGTTGTTCCTCAGTGTTCGGATTCAGGGTGGAGGTGGGGGTGCAGCGCGGCAAGGACGGCATCGTCCATGCCACGCGGGCGGAAACTGGCCGCGTCCAGTGCGGCAATGCGGACCTGCGCGGACAGCAGCAGCTGGCCCTCGCGCAGGACCTGCTGGTCGAAGACCATGCTGGCCTTCTTCAGCTGGACCAGGGTGGCGCTCACCTGCAGGGCATCATCCAGCCGGGCCGGCTTGAGGAAGTCCATCTGCATCGAACGCACCGCAAAGACCAGCCCGTGTTCGGCACGCATGCGCTCCTGGCCGTAGCCCAGTGCGCGCATCCATTCGGTCCGGGCCCGTTCCATGAAGGCCACGTAGCGGGCGTGGTAGACCACCCCACCAGCGTCCGTATCTTCCCAGTAAATGCGTGTCGGCCAACTGAATCGCGGTTCAACCGACATCGGGAACCTCCGCGAACAGGTCCTGCGGCGGGTTTTTCGGCTTCAGCCCCATGTGCCGGTACGCCTTGTGGGTGGCCATGCGGCCGCGCGCGGTGCGCACCAGGAAGCCCTGCTGGATCAGGTAGGGTTCAACCACGTCTTCCAGCGTGCCGCGCTCTTCGGACAGCGCCGCGGCCAGCGATTCGATGCCCACCGGGCCACCGTCGAAGTAGTCGACCATGGTTTTGAGCAGGCGCCGGTCCAGTTCGTCGAAGCCTTCCGGGTCGACCTTCAGCATCTGCATGGCGGCCTGGGCCACGGCTTCGTCGATGTGGCCGCCGGCCTTGACCTGCGCGTAGTCGCGCACGCGGCGCAGCAGGCGGTTGGCGATACGCGGGGTGCCACGCGCGCGGCGGGCGATCTCCCCTGCCCCGTCGGCGGTGCAGTCGATGCCGAGGATGGCGGCCGAGCGGCGCACGATGCGGGTCAGTTCCTCAACGCTGTAGAACTCCAGGCGCTGCACGATGCCGAAGCGGTCGCGCAGCGGAGCGGTCAGCAGGCCGGCGCGGGTGGTGGCACCGATCAGGGTGAACGGTGGCAGGTCGATCTTGATCGAGCGGGCGGCGGGGCCCTCGCCGATCATGATGTCGATCTGGAAGTCTTCCATCGCCGGGTACAGCACTTCTTCCACCACGGGCGAAAGACGGTGGATTTCGTCGATGAACAGCACATCGTGCGGCTGCAGGTTGGTCAGCAGCGCGGCCAGGTCGCCGGCCTTTTCGATCACCGGGCCGGAGGTGACCCGCAGGGCCACGCCCAGTTCGTTGGCGATCACGTGGCTCAGGGTGGTCTTGCCCAGACCCGGGGGCCCGAAGATCAGCACGTGGTCCAGCGCATCGCCACGGGCCTTGGCGGCCTGGATGTAGATTTCCATCTGCTCGCGCACCGGCGCCTGGCCGAGGTAATCGGCAAGGCGCTTGGGGCGGATGCTGGCGTCGGCGGCGTCATCCTCGCGGGTGGCGCCGGCGCCAATGATGCGGTCGTCGGTCATCTGCTGATTATGCGGCAAAAGTGCATGGGGTCGGATCCGTTTTCCGGCGGAAAACGGCTCTGACCCCGAACCGGGACACCGGCAACATGGGGTCAGAGCCCTTTTCCTGTGGAAAAGGGATCCGACCCCGCATCCGGATGCGGCGGCATGGGGTCGGATTTCGACCTGGGCGAGATCTGTCGGTAGGTGTCGACCTTGGTCGACACGGGGTCGGATCCGTTTTCCAACGGAAAACGGCTCTGACCCCACTGCCGGATGCGCGACGCCTGGGGTCAGAGCCCTTTCCTGCGGAAAGGGATCCGACCGCTGCGATCAGATTTCGACCTGCGCGCCGAGTTCGACCAGGCGGTTGCCGGGAATGCGGAAGAAGCCGGTGGCCGGGGCGGCGTTGCGATGCATCAGCGCGAACAGCTTGTCGCGCCAGATCGGCATGCCACGGTTGGCGGTGGCCACGATGGTTTCGCGGCTGGCGAAGAAGGTGGTGTCCATCGGGTCGAAGTAGATGCCGCCGTGGTCGCACGAGCGCATCAGCGCCAGCGGTACGTCCGGGGTTTCCATGAAACCGAAGCGCACGTAGACCCGGTAGAACTCATCGCCCACCGATTCGATCTTCAGCCGCTGCCCTTCCACCGCATAGGGAATGGGCAGGGTTTCCACGTGCAGGAACACGTTGCGCTCGTGCAGCACCTTGTTGTGCTTCAGGTTGTGCATGAGCGCATGCGGGGCCACGGTCGGGTCGGCGGTCAGGAACACCGCGGTGCCCGGCACGCGTACCGGCGGCGCCAGCATCAGGCCCGGCAGGAAGGTGTCGATGCGGATACCGTCCTTGCGGATCTCATCGCGCAGCAGTTCGCGGCCGCGGCGCCAGGTGCGCATCATGGTGAACAGGAAGATGCCCAGCACCACCGGGAACCACGCACCCTGCAGCAGCTTGGCGCCGTTGGCGATGACAAAGCCCAGATCGATGATGAAGAACACCACGCACAGCGGCAGGATCCAGTTGCGCGCCTTGGGCCACAGCGAACGCGCCACCAGGGCCAGCAGCAGGGTGTCGATCAGCATGGTGGCCGACACCGAGATGCCGTAGGCCACGGCCAGGTTGGACGAACTGCGGAAGGCCAGCACCAGCCCGATCACCATCACCGCGATGCCCCAGTTGATGCCGGGAATGTAGATCTGGCCGATGGTGTCGTGCGAGGTGTGCTTGATGCGCATGCGCGGGATGTAGCCCAGCTGCATGGCTTGGCGCGACACCGAGAACGCACCGGTGATGACCGACTGCGAGGCGATCACCGCGGCCATGGTGGCCAGGATGATCATCGGGTACAGCGCCCACGACGGCACCGCTTCGAAGAACGGGTTCTTCACCGCTTCGGGGTGGTTGAGCACCAGCGCGCCCTGCCCCAGGTAGTTCAGCACCAGGCACGGCAGCACGAAGAAGTACCAGGCATGGCGGATGGGCTTGGCACCGAAGTGGCCCATGTCTGCGTACAGCGCTTCGCCGCCGGTCACCGCCAGCACCACCGCGCCCAGGATGAAGATGCCGTGCCAGCTGTGGTCCATGAAGAAGCGGATGGCCCACCAGGGGTTGAACGCCTTCAGCACTTCCGGCGAATCGACGATGTTGTAGATGCCGATCGCCGCCAGCGAGATGAACCAGATCGAGGTGATCGGCCCGAACAGCTTGCCGATCTTTTCGGTACCAAAGCGCTGCACCGCGAACACCGCCAGCAGCACCATCACGGTGATCGGCACGATGAACGCATGCAGGCCCGGCGCGGCCACTTCCAGGCCTTCCACCGCGCCGAGCACGGAAATGGCCGGCGTGATCACGCCGTCGCCGAAGAACAGCGAGGCGCCGAAGATGCCGAGGATGCCCACCACGTAGGCCGAGCGCGACCCGTTGCGCAGGGTGCGCTGGGTCAGCGCCATCAGCGCCATGATGCCGCCTTCGCCATCGTTGTCGGCACGCATGATGATGGTCACGTACTTCAGGGTGACCACGATGTTCAGTGCCCAGAACGCCAGCGACAGCACGCCCAGCACGGTGTCGTGGTCACTGGTGAGCCCGTAGTGCGGCGAGAACGCCTCTTTCAGGGTGTACAGCGGGCTGGTGCCGATATCGCCGAACACCACGCCGATCGCACCGATGATCAGCGCCAGACCCCCGGCCGGGGGAGCGTGACCGTGGCCGCCGTGGGCGGCATCGTGCGGAGTTTGACTGCTGGACATGGGGCTCCTGGCGGGGCTCAGGCGTGGTGTAGGGAATGGAAGGCGCGGCTCAGCGCAGCGCCGATTGCAGGGCCTTGCGGATGACCGTGGCCACTTCGTCGCCTTCCGTGAAGGCATCGCGCGCCATGCGGGCCGCTTCGGTGGGCTTGTAGCCCAGCTGCTGCAGGGCCACGGTGGCATCGGCCAGCGGATCGGCCGGTGCCGGGCCGCTGCCGGTGGGCAGCGCACCGCCGGCACCGAACTGGGCGGCGCGGTCACGCAGCTCCAGCACCATGCGTTCGGCGGTTTTCTTGCCGATGCCCGGAATGCGGGTCAAGGCGGTGATGTCGCCGGCCTGGACCATGCGCGCGAACTCTTCCACGGTGACCCCGGACAGCACGGCCAGCGCGATTTTCGCGCCAATGCCGCTGACCTTCTGCACATCGCGGAACAGCCGGCGCTCGCCCTCGCGCAGGAAGCCGTACAGCGAAACGCTGTCTTCCTTCTGCGAATAATGGGTGTACAGGATGACCTCGCGGCCGAGCTCGGGCAGGTCGTAGAAGGTGCTCATCGGCGCCTCCAGCTCGTAGCCCACCCCGTTCACATCCACCACCAGCCACGGCGGCGCCTTGTAGGCGACGATCCCGCGCAGTCGACCGATCATTGCGTGCAGCTCCTCATTTGCGGCCCCACGCCTGGCGGGCACTGAGCCCCAGGCGGTTGGCCGTTGCCCTTACGTGGGCATGGGTGATGGCTACCGCCAACGCGTCGGCCGCGTCGGCCTGCAGCTTGGTTTTCAGGTTCAGCATGAGCCCGACCATGTGTTGGACCTGTTGTTTTTCCGCGCCGCCACGGCCAACCACGGCCAGCTTGATCTCGCTGGCGGCGTATTCGTGCACCGGCAGGTCGCGCAGCACCACCGCGGAAATGGCCGCGCCGCGCGCCTGGCCCAGCTTCAGCGCCGAATCCGGGTTGCGCGCCATGAACACTTTTTCGATGGCCACTTCCTGCGGCTGGAACTCCCGGCACAGATCGGCCAGGCCCAGCACCAGCAGCTTCATGCGCTGGGGGAAATCGTCGGCGCCCAGCAGCACCAGCGGCTGGTGGTGCACGTGGCTGACCTTGCCGGCGGCGTCGACATCAATGATGCCGACCCCGGTCCGCTGGGAACCGGGGTCGATGCCGAGGATGCGGGTCATACGGCACTCCTGGCCGGGTGGAACGGGAAGCGCTGGCAGGCGTATGGGCTCATGACTGTCCGCGGTGACCGTTCAACGGCCCGCGCCCAGACCGTCGAAGACGGCTCAGGCGTAGGCGTCGGCGCCGAGTTCGGCGTTGGAATACACGTCCTGCACGTCGTCCAGGTCTTCCAGCATGTCCAGCAGCTTCTTCACCTGCAGGGCCACATCGCCTTCGACCTTGATGTCGTTGTCGGCGCGGAAGGTGATTTCCGCGTGCCCGGGCACGTGCCCGGCGGCCGCCATCGCATCCTTGACCGCGTTGAACGCGTCAGGGCTGGTGACCACGTCGATCGAACCGTCGTCCGGGTAGACCACGATGTCATCGGCGCCGGCCTCGATGGCCGCCTCGGTGATCGCCTCTTCGTCGGCGCCCGGAGCGAAGCTGAGCACGCCCAGGCGCTTGAACATGAAGGCGACCGAGCCTTCGGTGCCCATGTTGCCGCCGCACTTGCTGAACGCGTGGCGCACATCGGCCACGGTACGCACGCGGTTGTCGGTCAGGCAGTCGACGATCACGGCCACGCCACCGGGGGCGTAGCCCTCGTAGCGGATTTCCTCGTAATCGACGCCTTCCAGTTCACCGGTGGCCTTCTTGATGGCGCGTTCGATCACGTCCTTGGACATGTTCACGCCCAGGCCCTTGTCCATGGCCACGCGCAGGCGCGGGTTGTTGTTGGGGTCGCCTCCACCGCCGCGCGCGGCAACGCCGATCTCGCGGATGATCTTGGTGAAAATCTTGCCACGCTTCGCGTCGGACGCGTTCTTGCGGGCTTCGATGGAGGGGCCTCTACCCATGGGTGCTACCGTCTGGCTGCTTCAGGATCAAGGCGCGGATTCTACCTGATCGGGGGCGGCAACCGTGTCTAGGGTGGATGGAGGGTGCCGGGTGTCGCCTAGCGAAGAGCGTGCGAACCAAGGTTCGCACCCACCAAGGCAGGTCGGTTCGCACCCACCAACCTACGCGGCGGCGGCGTCGCGGCTGTGGTCGAACTGGCCGTGCTGCAGAAAATGCGCGGTCTGCCGCGCGGCATCGGGCGATACCACCAGGCCGCTGTGGCTGGTGCGCACCACGCAGTGGTCGGCCAGGCCTGGCAGGCGGGTCTCGTCCAGCGCCACCGTACCGTCGGACGCTTCCCCCATGGCCCCCAGCAGGCTGCCCAGGCCATGCGGCACCGACCCGGCGATCAGCCCGACCTTCGCCCTGCCCTGCCAGTCTGGCAGGCCATCAAGCAGCAGTTCGCTGCTGCGGCCCAGGGCCAGGCCCCAGCCGTGTTCGGACAGCGAGCGCGCGGTGCCACTGCCGCGCAGCGGCGAGCCCAGGCAGACCACCCGCTGCACCGGCAACTGCGG
This genomic window contains:
- the tolB gene encoding Tol-Pal system beta propeller repeat protein TolB, with protein sequence MKKMPRWLAVFAALLLPFAAFAQQRSLDLEIIGGNASALPITIVPMPYQGSAGAPQTDVAGVVRADLERSGQFRTLPEAQIVEKPTRGGDIQFATWRALKQNYIVVGRVMDAGAGAYRVEYELFDVPKGERLLGLAMTARGNAMRDVAHQMADAIYEKITGVRGAFWTRIAYITASGKGDAMRYALMVADSDGYNPQTIVRSAEPLLSPSWSPDGGKLAYVSFERGNSAIYIQNISTGARELVTSFRGINSAPAFSPDGRKLALTLSRSGNPEIYVMDLGSKQLTQLTNHFAIDTEPTWAADGSAVYFTSDRGGRPQVYKVGAGGGSAERVTFQGNYNAKPSVSYDGKKIVVAQGSGNSYKIAMMDSSLGSPRWSTLSPGSLDESPSFAPNASMVLYAAREGGRGVLYAVSADARVRQRLVLADGDVREPAWSPYRTQR
- the tolA gene encoding cell envelope integrity protein TolA, with the translated sequence MHADALPPPHKQEPGWGLPLVLAVLVHLLVALVFIGAWLWSPQRNTEAAAGDPSVEASLAVSSSEAAAARQALRQSEKLEELPEPVAEPIPVPEDTIPPPQPIEEPRPQDAPTPQQQQAQERVAQPDTQDQEAVNALAISQEKAKQEQEAKRRQEQIDLTERKRQEEAEQKARLAKQQEEDAKKKIAEQQRVAADKAEADRQKKIAEIRAKREQAEKEAKLAEQKLRQVAAARNAAGSANAGSTGQTQPAGGGGGTSDDLSAKYAAALVNKIRGSWTRPDSVPLGQKCQITITQIPGGQVLQAKVGANCPYDEAGKRSIEAAVLNAQPLPYRGFEQVFARTLNLTFTPQD
- the tolQ gene encoding protein TolQ, whose translation is MIATLLALQATVTEALPADVSNAATQTLAQATTGGGINYLELMAKASLPVKIIVLLLLIGSFVSWVIIFRKARVFKQATREADEFENRFWSGADLGKLYSSATDRSRNVGGLEAIFEAGFREYTRLRDKRRLDGRAQLEGAQRAMRTTYTREVDQLERNLELLANIGSTAPYVGLVGTVFGIMVTMHDMISSGAQAGIASVAPGISEALFATAIGLFVAIPAVWAYNRFTTRVERMSVRFETFAEEFSSILQRQSAGDE
- the queC gene encoding 7-cyano-7-deazaguanine synthase QueC produces the protein MKKAVVLLSGGMDSAAVIAMAQEQGFAVHALSVRYGQRHTSELDAAARVAKAMGVVAHKTVDVDLRSIGGSALTDDIDVPEAGGEGIPVTYVPARNTIMLSLALGWAEVLGANDLFCGVNAVDYSGYPDCRPEFIAAFQALANLATKAGVEGAGIRVHAPLQFLSKAQIVSEGVRLGVDFGLTVSCYNADANGAACGHCDACRLRAQGFADAGVADPTLYA
- the pal gene encoding peptidoglycan-associated lipoprotein Pal, yielding MNKTTRVLLVSLLSVAVLAGCSKKVKEEPAAPVDTGSTTQPTGPATSGLYGPGDLDTDACLRQRVVYFDLDKEDVKPEFQAIMACHAKYLRDRPSSRITLQGHTDERGSRAYNQALGERRGNGVNSALQANGGSASQLTVVSYGEERPVCTESNESCWSQNRRVEIVYTAQ
- the queE gene encoding 7-carboxy-7-deazaguanine synthase QueE, which codes for MTAVPLSAAVATPSEIVQSPLPRLKITEIFTSLQGEADTAGWPTVFVRLTGCPLRCQYCDTAYAFHGGTWWDIDDIVAEVLAQGVHHVCVTGGEPLAQKRCLILLEKLCDAGLDVSLETSGALDVSAVDPRVSRVVDIKTPGSAEVARNRWENLPLLTRRDQIKFVICSREDYDWAKGLLAEHDLVKRCTVFFSPSKGEITARQLADWIVEDRLPVRFQMQLHKILWNDEPGR
- the tolR gene encoding protein TolR — encoded protein: MSAAIGRRKRRKLKSEINVVPYIDVMLVLLIIFMVTAPLLTLSFDVDLPTSNAKALESKQDPVIVSVRQDGQLSLKLPDAKEPTAVTAEELEGRLSGIAAQDKDVRVIVAADRAVAYEKVIAAMDVIKRSKVDKVGLATDAR
- the ybgC gene encoding tol-pal system-associated acyl-CoA thioesterase; this translates as MSVEPRFSWPTRIYWEDTDAGGVVYHARYVAFMERARTEWMRALGYGQERMRAEHGLVFAVRSMQMDFLKPARLDDALQVSATLVQLKKASMVFDQQVLREGQLLLSAQVRIAALDAASFRPRGMDDAVLAALHPHLHPESEH
- the ybgF gene encoding tol-pal system protein YbgF, translated to MRIGIKLMLVVAAALVAAAPAQAQRQSLADRVGALEQQMYNNSANQDLLNQINQLRQQVTSLQASIEQLQHDNAQLKQSAQDQYLDLDSRLNRLEGGSAAPALPPVPAGASTAPKAPAAPAKPTAAATSERPPSVHGDPGSLAATGDERTAYNVAFDALKAGKYDDSAQLFLSFLELYPNGVYAPNALYWLGESYYATRNFPMAESQFRELLSRYPTHDKASGGLLKVGLSQYGEGKVDQAQQTLETVVAQYPGSDAARTAQDRLQSIRLGQQIR